A part of Myxococcus landrumus genomic DNA contains:
- a CDS encoding IF-2 protein — MNGTAQQGFGYRARRTFTRLLVFFVILGLGGLVVFLLSQLNARTFTLEPVDGQLVVMKGRMAPMGSAPYRPGDPRLTDAYAPIPLEGQDVSSLILRKFTERDELDRALFPLLESLARPRIGAEEPARVEQGLYYLRRAEKLSGVTEEQRLTLQKLLTEVAYYQARQKLEDARRLIGDAMVQLKLAAESQSRHARSANQMLTVVAPSARALEESLRRAVHTLSGPQDKPWESQPTPPAPAPTTAPPEATQPASPVGDAMDSGTTP, encoded by the coding sequence ATGAACGGAACGGCACAGCAGGGTTTTGGCTATCGGGCACGGCGGACCTTCACGCGGCTGCTCGTCTTCTTCGTGATTCTGGGGCTGGGCGGATTGGTCGTCTTCCTCCTCTCCCAGCTCAACGCGCGCACCTTCACCCTGGAGCCGGTGGACGGGCAGCTCGTCGTCATGAAGGGCCGCATGGCCCCCATGGGCTCCGCGCCCTACCGCCCCGGGGACCCTCGGCTGACGGACGCCTACGCCCCCATCCCGCTGGAGGGCCAGGACGTCTCTTCCCTCATCCTCCGCAAGTTCACGGAGCGCGATGAGCTGGACCGGGCCCTCTTCCCCCTCCTGGAGTCCCTGGCCCGCCCCCGTATCGGCGCCGAGGAGCCCGCCCGCGTCGAGCAGGGCCTCTACTACCTCCGCCGCGCGGAGAAGCTCTCCGGCGTCACCGAGGAGCAGCGCCTCACCCTCCAGAAGCTCCTGACCGAGGTGGCCTACTACCAGGCCCGCCAGAAGCTCGAGGACGCCCGCCGCCTCATCGGCGACGCCATGGTGCAGCTCAAGCTCGCCGCCGAGAGCCAGAGCCGCCACGCGCGCAGCGCCAACCAGATGCTCACCGTCGTAGCCCCCTCCGCCCGCGCCCTGGAGGAGTCCCTCCGCCGCGCCGTCCACACCCTGAGTGGGCCCCAGGACAAACCCTGGGAGTCACAGCCGACCCCGCCCGCACCTGCCCCCACCACCGCGCCTCCGGAGGCCACGCAGCCGGCGTCCCCGGTGGGGGATGCGATGGATTCCGGCACGACTCCCTGA
- a CDS encoding methyltransferase domain-containing protein — protein MHHTFRRMGPSELLPRYIFAESLFARRRVLEVDAVASTGGESARFLVERGARAVVACDADLKAVHAAQKAHGGPSLRYRANIYDDFEPGSFDVVLVADLAPYVRAPELLAELARLVAKQGFLVGGLRNVAGLALPQLMEAEEGGAPPTYGLLLDALQVHFPHVEVATQSPVLGYQLAFEKGEGLQVDGTLVENGEAAYFVVVAGLEPSRVVDPTWVQLPPEPLAFTRGKMDEVVARAKSWEERGARLKESLSRLRTELTDREAQVAALKPELEDARDEVARLTAQLEQARGTPESQRERDDLAGKLRRRELELQVAHERLGDTDRRLAAQRLDVEAAQRAQAEAGVQVLAAQETLRLERARREEMTATLEEARERLTQTYTQVRELQDELSSLRIDREKDRLSSERAVEQSEDRRRAAEAARERELRIAEQYSSALAAVEHLKEGTTRAEEAARVAAAAVSVKEAELARAARELTDASVRVAAAEGARRDAEERLAALVADGRGQETELVAAREREERLLRELASLTEAEGSARATARKLEESLHEARERISELEAERTRLEAGLTGALEAERSGLQERLSSMERALEEARAKAESLGEDARTEAAIRAETEARKQELEEERQALVRRVVELEAEVSTLSRGRREDAARVEELAASLLSTQSELESAQQERDSTAGLAARVGGELDQEREARTAVEEALRVSRGKLESATQRLVEAETSLSRTREALDTEVERRARWEAALADVQVQLQEELQRRSHAEASLAEAQGRLQGEGQQRSHVEGTLAQFQARLEAEVSRRERVETSLAETQELFEQATEETARVEAALAEARVRIQQGVEAKAEVDAALLEAQARLEDEVAAKAETQARLNEVKARASAELAAAQARIQQEADALAEAQSRIEERDEAKAEVDAALAEAQARLREMDARALAELAEAQARIQQGADAKDAVAAALAEAQARIERSTTAKAEAEAALAEARSRIEEGAEAKAAVEAALAEAQARIEAGVEEKAAVEAALAAAQARIEAGVEAKAAVEAALAAAQARIEAGVEAKAAVEAALAEAQARIEAGVEEKAAVEAALAEARSRIEEGTEANAAVDAALADAQARIDEGAEAKAAVEAALAAAQSRIEAGAEAKAALEAALAEAQAVIEASAEAKAAVDAELAEVRALAEERAEAKAAAEAALAEAHARIAANAATKAETEAALTEAQSRLDAGTEEKAAVAASLEKAQARLREDLAEAQSRIEEGAEALAEAQARLYEVNARSSAALPDDPLRLQAEAEQRARLVAALEEAREGLAAERETRGQEPASLVDALRLLAAAREALSAELERTRERASDADAVVARLQSELASEKDRRTQAESALVAEREALSSVRVELETERQERSDGEAGLARVHERLEGEQRARSELESSLARAREALSTEASARAESEAALAAMRAEAEARDLRVRDLEKSAEQSLAELREASESRERERAQAEESARELRERLESEVALRASAEQALGDAEAAKRAVDAQLSERDWSLQELQAQAERLREELRESEARGSRLSESASAHEAERQRFEERAATQQRELEETETALEATRQEVLGLRGEMNHLMAARQDAMRLGMELQRAMAALHERGMHITRLDAELVDAQDRLAAQRENAELLMVQLETARRFAGKATAMETSLESERAALESTRAELARVTESARAEQERVSALEAQWEQARSDWASKLTESTALLDAERTAKASLESKLAETTAQLESARMSTQELESRLTETASQLGVHRNDTIELELKLTESVAQLNAQRNDIVELESKLVETTAQLDAKRTTADALESKLAETVAWLEAERTAKDSLESQLSESTARFEAEHTNSDALQSKLTESTAQLEAERMSKVELESKLTESAASLEETRTSKVELESKLTSTLALLEEVRASKDALEARLSESASLLDSARTAQDASESKLEARIAELESAATESATTFQSLQERAGRAESERERLQSDLTVARAARVRLEGRITAMETASTDAVRMLDTERAERTHVAAALEEARRQLQQREGSTSDRLTTLRTELTRLQEQTQALTAEKQELLNDRFERARLEPLVKDLQTRLSSMEAERTELLKNLEELKASSQPEAVLEMAAEMEQLQSHVEQLQEMLETQETELATLRRQVARAGGNPVQDIYDRANAELNAVKSEMARRPGQPPPGGTPARSPTIPQVKPPRGAVPALDMPPPTPPKKADERE, from the coding sequence ATGCATCACACATTCCGTCGCATGGGGCCCAGTGAACTGCTGCCCCGCTACATCTTCGCCGAGAGCCTCTTCGCCCGTCGCCGGGTGTTGGAGGTCGACGCGGTGGCCTCCACCGGAGGCGAGAGCGCCCGTTTCCTCGTGGAGCGGGGGGCTCGCGCGGTGGTGGCCTGTGACGCGGACCTGAAGGCGGTCCATGCGGCGCAGAAGGCGCATGGTGGGCCCTCGCTGCGTTATCGCGCCAACATCTACGACGACTTCGAGCCGGGCAGCTTCGACGTGGTGCTCGTGGCGGACCTGGCGCCCTATGTCCGCGCACCGGAACTCCTGGCGGAGCTGGCGCGGCTGGTGGCGAAGCAGGGCTTCCTCGTGGGCGGCCTTCGCAACGTGGCGGGGCTCGCGCTGCCGCAGTTGATGGAGGCGGAGGAGGGCGGGGCGCCGCCGACGTACGGGCTGCTGCTGGATGCGCTCCAGGTCCACTTCCCCCATGTGGAGGTGGCCACTCAGTCGCCGGTGCTGGGGTACCAGCTCGCCTTCGAGAAGGGCGAGGGGCTCCAGGTGGACGGCACCCTCGTGGAGAACGGCGAGGCGGCGTACTTCGTGGTGGTGGCGGGGCTGGAGCCGTCGCGAGTGGTGGACCCCACGTGGGTCCAGCTCCCGCCGGAGCCGTTGGCCTTCACCCGGGGGAAGATGGATGAGGTGGTCGCACGCGCGAAGTCGTGGGAGGAGCGCGGCGCCCGGTTGAAGGAGTCGCTGTCACGGCTTCGCACGGAGCTGACGGACCGCGAGGCGCAGGTCGCCGCGCTCAAGCCGGAGCTGGAGGATGCTCGGGATGAGGTGGCCCGGCTCACCGCGCAGCTCGAGCAGGCGCGGGGCACGCCGGAGTCCCAGCGGGAGCGGGATGACCTGGCCGGCAAGCTTCGCCGGCGTGAGCTGGAGCTGCAGGTCGCGCACGAGCGGCTGGGGGATACGGACCGGCGGCTCGCGGCGCAGCGGTTGGATGTGGAGGCGGCGCAGCGGGCGCAGGCGGAGGCGGGTGTCCAGGTGCTCGCGGCGCAGGAGACGCTCCGGTTGGAGCGGGCTCGCCGCGAGGAGATGACGGCGACGCTGGAGGAGGCTCGCGAGCGGCTGACCCAGACGTATACCCAGGTTCGCGAGCTGCAGGACGAGCTGTCGTCGCTGCGCATCGACCGGGAGAAGGACCGGCTCTCCTCGGAGCGCGCGGTGGAGCAGTCCGAGGACCGTCGCCGCGCCGCGGAGGCCGCGCGGGAGCGGGAGCTGCGCATCGCCGAGCAGTACTCGTCGGCCCTGGCGGCGGTGGAGCACCTGAAGGAAGGGACCACTCGGGCGGAGGAGGCTGCTCGGGTGGCCGCCGCCGCGGTCTCCGTGAAGGAAGCGGAGCTGGCGCGTGCGGCGCGTGAGCTGACGGATGCGTCGGTCCGCGTGGCGGCGGCGGAAGGGGCGCGGCGGGACGCGGAGGAGCGGCTGGCGGCGCTCGTGGCCGACGGGCGCGGGCAGGAGACGGAGCTCGTCGCCGCCCGTGAGCGCGAGGAGCGGCTGCTGCGGGAGCTGGCGTCACTCACCGAGGCCGAGGGTTCCGCTCGCGCCACGGCGCGGAAGCTGGAGGAGTCGCTTCACGAGGCCCGGGAGAGAATCTCGGAGCTGGAGGCGGAGCGGACCCGGCTGGAGGCAGGGCTCACGGGGGCGCTGGAGGCGGAGCGCTCCGGGCTTCAGGAGCGGCTGTCGTCGATGGAGCGTGCGCTGGAGGAAGCGCGCGCGAAGGCGGAGTCGCTGGGGGAGGACGCGCGGACCGAGGCCGCGATTCGCGCGGAGACCGAGGCGCGCAAGCAGGAGCTGGAGGAGGAGCGCCAGGCCCTGGTCCGGCGCGTGGTGGAGCTGGAGGCGGAGGTCTCCACGCTGAGCCGAGGGCGTCGCGAGGATGCCGCGCGGGTGGAGGAGCTCGCGGCGTCGCTTCTGTCGACGCAGTCGGAGCTGGAGTCGGCGCAGCAGGAGCGCGACTCCACGGCGGGGCTGGCGGCGCGGGTGGGTGGGGAGCTCGATCAGGAGCGAGAGGCTCGGACCGCGGTCGAGGAGGCGCTGCGCGTCTCCCGTGGCAAGTTGGAGAGCGCGACGCAGCGGCTGGTCGAGGCCGAGACCTCCCTGTCGCGGACGCGTGAGGCATTGGACACGGAGGTCGAGCGGCGCGCGCGTTGGGAGGCCGCGCTCGCGGATGTCCAGGTCCAGCTTCAAGAGGAGCTCCAGCGGCGCTCCCACGCGGAGGCGTCGCTGGCCGAGGCCCAGGGGCGGCTCCAAGGAGAGGGCCAGCAGCGAAGTCACGTGGAAGGGACGCTCGCGCAGTTCCAGGCTCGGCTCGAAGCGGAGGTCTCGCGACGTGAGCGTGTCGAGACCTCGCTGGCGGAGACCCAGGAACTCTTCGAACAGGCGACCGAGGAGACGGCGCGTGTCGAGGCCGCGCTGGCCGAGGCTCGGGTCCGGATTCAGCAGGGCGTCGAGGCGAAGGCGGAGGTCGATGCCGCGCTGCTGGAGGCACAGGCTCGTCTCGAGGATGAGGTCGCGGCGAAGGCGGAGACACAGGCCCGTCTGAATGAGGTGAAGGCTCGCGCCTCGGCGGAGCTGGCCGCGGCTCAGGCTCGGATTCAGCAGGAGGCCGACGCGCTGGCGGAGGCCCAGTCCCGTATCGAGGAGCGCGACGAGGCGAAGGCGGAGGTCGATGCCGCGCTGGCGGAGGCTCAAGCCCGGCTGCGAGAGATGGATGCTCGCGCCTTGGCGGAGTTGGCCGAGGCCCAGGCGCGTATCCAGCAGGGCGCTGATGCGAAGGATGCGGTGGCCGCCGCGCTCGCGGAAGCCCAGGCACGCATCGAGCGAAGCACCACGGCGAAGGCCGAGGCAGAAGCTGCGCTGGCAGAGGCGCGGTCTCGTATCGAGGAAGGCGCCGAGGCGAAGGCGGCGGTGGAAGCCGCGCTCGCGGAAGCCCAGGCTCGTATCGAGGCAGGCGTCGAAGAGAAGGCGGCGGTGGAAGCCGCGCTCGCGGCTGCCCAGGCTCGTATCGAGGCAGGTGTCGAGGCGAAGGCGGCGGTGGAGGCCGCGCTCGCGGCTGCCCAGGCTCGTATCGAGGCAGGTGTCGAGGCGAAGGCGGCGGTGGAAGCCGCGCTCGCGGAAGCCCAGGCTCGTATCGAGGCAGGCGTCGAAGAGAAGGCGGCGGTGGAAGCCGCGCTCGCGGAGGCGCGGTCTCGCATCGAGGAAGGGACCGAGGCGAATGCGGCGGTGGACGCCGCGCTCGCGGATGCCCAGGCTCGTATCGACGAGGGGGCCGAGGCGAAGGCGGCGGTGGAAGCCGCGCTTGCGGCTGCCCAGTCTCGGATCGAGGCAGGCGCCGAAGCCAAGGCGGCACTGGAGGCCGCGCTCGCGGAGGCCCAGGCGGTCATCGAAGCGAGCGCCGAGGCGAAGGCGGCGGTGGACGCCGAGCTCGCGGAGGTACGTGCGCTCGCTGAGGAACGCGCCGAGGCGAAGGCTGCGGCGGAGGCCGCGCTCGCGGAAGCCCACGCGCGGATTGCCGCAAACGCCGCGACGAAGGCGGAGACAGAAGCCGCGCTGACGGAGGCCCAGTCTCGTCTCGATGCGGGCACCGAAGAAAAGGCGGCGGTCGCCGCGTCGCTCGAGAAGGCACAAGCCCGACTGCGCGAGGACCTGGCGGAGGCCCAGTCCCGTATCGAGGAAGGTGCCGAGGCGCTGGCGGAGGCCCAGGCCCGACTGTACGAGGTGAATGCGCGGTCCAGTGCCGCGCTGCCGGACGACCCCCTTCGCCTTCAGGCTGAAGCGGAGCAGCGTGCCCGGCTCGTTGCCGCACTCGAAGAGGCTCGCGAGGGCCTGGCCGCTGAGCGTGAGACGCGAGGACAAGAGCCCGCGTCGCTGGTCGACGCGCTCCGGTTGCTGGCCGCCGCGCGTGAGGCGCTGTCGGCGGAGCTGGAGCGGACGCGGGAGCGGGCTTCTGATGCCGACGCGGTGGTCGCGCGCCTTCAGTCGGAGCTTGCTTCAGAGAAGGACCGCAGGACCCAGGCGGAGTCCGCGTTGGTGGCAGAGCGCGAGGCGCTGAGCTCGGTCCGCGTGGAACTGGAGACGGAGCGGCAGGAGCGCAGCGATGGCGAGGCCGGACTGGCGCGGGTTCATGAGCGGCTCGAAGGAGAGCAGCGTGCCCGTTCCGAGCTGGAGTCCTCGCTGGCGCGGGCTCGCGAAGCGCTGTCGACGGAGGCGTCGGCCCGAGCGGAATCCGAGGCCGCGCTGGCGGCGATGCGTGCCGAGGCCGAGGCCCGTGACCTTCGGGTGCGGGACCTCGAGAAGAGCGCGGAGCAGTCCCTGGCGGAGCTGCGCGAGGCTTCCGAGTCTCGTGAACGCGAACGTGCACAGGCCGAGGAATCGGCTCGCGAGCTGCGGGAGCGCCTGGAGTCGGAGGTGGCGCTGCGGGCCTCCGCGGAACAGGCCTTGGGCGATGCGGAGGCGGCGAAGCGCGCGGTGGATGCGCAGCTCTCCGAGCGGGACTGGTCGCTGCAAGAACTCCAGGCTCAGGCGGAGCGGCTCCGGGAGGAGCTGCGCGAGAGCGAGGCGCGGGGCTCTCGGCTGTCGGAGTCGGCATCTGCGCACGAGGCCGAGCGTCAGCGGTTCGAGGAGCGGGCGGCGACACAACAGCGCGAGCTGGAGGAGACCGAGACGGCACTGGAAGCCACGCGCCAGGAGGTGCTGGGGCTGCGCGGTGAGATGAACCATCTGATGGCGGCGCGGCAGGATGCGATGCGCCTGGGGATGGAGCTTCAGCGCGCCATGGCCGCGTTGCACGAGCGGGGCATGCACATCACCCGGCTCGACGCGGAGTTGGTGGACGCGCAGGACCGGTTGGCGGCCCAGCGCGAGAACGCCGAGTTGTTGATGGTGCAGTTGGAGACGGCTCGCCGCTTCGCGGGGAAGGCCACCGCGATGGAGACCTCGCTCGAGAGCGAGCGTGCCGCGCTGGAGAGCACTCGGGCGGAGCTGGCGCGAGTCACCGAGAGTGCCCGGGCGGAGCAGGAGCGTGTCTCGGCGCTGGAGGCGCAATGGGAGCAGGCTCGCTCGGACTGGGCGTCGAAGCTCACCGAGTCGACGGCCCTGCTCGATGCCGAGCGCACGGCAAAGGCGTCGCTGGAGTCGAAGCTCGCCGAGACGACGGCCCAGCTCGAATCGGCGCGGATGAGCACCCAGGAGCTGGAGTCTCGGCTCACGGAGACCGCGTCGCAGCTCGGTGTCCATCGGAACGACACCATCGAGCTGGAGTTGAAGCTCACGGAGTCGGTGGCTCAGCTCAACGCGCAGCGGAACGACATCGTGGAGCTGGAGTCCAAGCTCGTGGAGACGACCGCCCAGCTCGACGCGAAGCGCACGACGGCCGATGCGTTGGAGTCGAAGCTCGCGGAGACGGTGGCCTGGCTCGAGGCGGAGCGAACCGCGAAGGATTCCCTCGAGTCGCAGCTCTCGGAGTCGACCGCCCGGTTCGAGGCGGAGCACACGAACAGCGACGCGTTGCAGTCGAAGCTCACTGAGTCGACGGCGCAGCTCGAAGCGGAGCGCATGAGCAAGGTCGAGCTGGAGTCGAAGCTCACCGAATCGGCGGCTTCTCTCGAGGAAACGCGCACGAGCAAGGTCGAGCTGGAGTCGAAGCTCACGAGCACCCTGGCCCTGCTGGAGGAAGTGCGGGCGAGCAAGGACGCCCTGGAGGCCCGTCTCTCCGAGTCCGCCTCCCTGCTCGACTCCGCACGGACAGCCCAGGACGCCTCGGAGTCGAAGCTCGAAGCCCGTATCGCCGAACTGGAGTCCGCCGCCACGGAGAGCGCCACCACCTTCCAGTCGCTGCAAGAGCGCGCTGGCCGCGCCGAATCGGAGCGCGAGCGCCTCCAGTCCGACCTGACTGTCGCTCGCGCCGCCCGGGTCCGCTTGGAAGGGCGCATCACCGCCATGGAGACCGCGTCCACCGACGCCGTCCGGATGCTCGACACCGAGCGCGCCGAGCGAACCCACGTCGCCGCGGCGCTCGAAGAGGCTCGCCGCCAGCTCCAGCAGCGCGAGGGCTCCACCTCCGACCGCCTCACCACCCTCCGCACCGAGCTCACGCGCCTCCAGGAACAGACCCAGGCCCTCACCGCGGAGAAGCAAGAGCTCCTCAACGACCGCTTCGAGCGCGCACGCCTCGAACCCCTCGTGAAGGACCTGCAAACGCGACTGTCCTCGATGGAGGCCGAGCGCACCGAGCTCCTCAAGAACCTCGAGGAGCTCAAGGCCTCCTCCCAGCCGGAGGCCGTCCTGGAGATGGCCGCGGAGATGGAGCAACTCCAGTCCCACGTGGAGCAGCTCCAGGAGATGCTCGAGACCCAGGAGACGGAGCTGGCCACCCTGCGTCGTCAGGTGGCCCGCGCGGGCGGCAACCCCGTCCAGGACATCTACGACCGCGCCAACGCGGAGCTCAACGCCGTGAAGAGCGAGATGGCCCGACGCCCCGGACAGCCGCCCCCGGGAGGCACGCCCGCGCGCTCGCCCACCATCCCCCAGGTCAAGCCCCCGCGCGGCGCCGTGCCGGCGCTCGACATGCCCCCGCCGACCCCGCCGAAGAAGGCGGACGAGCGCGAATGA
- the dapF gene encoding diaminopimelate epimerase yields the protein MDVRERIFKYQGLGNDFVVLDRRRSGVDIDAATSRWMCDRRLGIGADGVLALLPSEQGLARMVVHNADGSIAEMCGNGLRCAVKYLVDHSGEHPGRLEVETGAGVLTCVPGYGDGGVVAVDISMGPARLVAPNLPSGATGRPFLDSPLQGYPDLRASAVSMGNPHLVLLDRPLEDAAKLGPELERHPAFKDRTNVEFVRVEPDGLTVVVWERGCGLTQACGTGACASAVAAVLAGRLPADTWLRVTLPGGDLGIRVPADLSDIRLRGPVAFVFEGVVALPSGR from the coding sequence GTGGACGTTCGCGAGCGCATCTTCAAGTACCAAGGCCTGGGCAATGACTTCGTGGTCCTGGACCGTCGCCGGTCCGGGGTGGACATCGACGCGGCGACGTCGCGTTGGATGTGCGACCGCAGGCTCGGCATCGGCGCGGACGGTGTGCTCGCGCTCCTGCCCTCCGAGCAGGGCCTGGCCCGGATGGTCGTCCACAACGCCGATGGCAGCATCGCGGAGATGTGCGGCAACGGCCTGCGCTGCGCCGTGAAGTACCTGGTCGACCACTCTGGAGAACACCCCGGCCGCCTCGAGGTGGAGACGGGCGCGGGCGTGCTCACCTGCGTTCCCGGCTATGGCGACGGCGGAGTCGTCGCCGTGGACATCTCCATGGGCCCCGCGCGTCTCGTCGCCCCCAACCTCCCATCTGGCGCCACCGGTCGCCCGTTCCTGGACTCGCCGCTGCAGGGGTATCCGGACCTGCGCGCCTCCGCGGTGAGCATGGGCAACCCCCATCTGGTCCTCCTGGACCGTCCACTGGAAGACGCGGCGAAGCTGGGGCCGGAGCTGGAGCGGCACCCCGCGTTCAAGGACCGCACGAACGTCGAGTTCGTCCGAGTGGAGCCCGACGGCCTCACCGTCGTCGTGTGGGAGCGCGGCTGTGGGCTGACCCAGGCGTGTGGAACGGGGGCGTGTGCCTCGGCGGTGGCGGCGGTGCTGGCCGGGCGGCTGCCGGCGGACACCTGGCTGCGAGTCACGCTTCCCGGAGGCGACCTGGGCATTCGCGTGCCCGCCGACCTGTCCGACATCCGCCTCCGTGGACCTGTCGCGTTTGTCTTCGAGGGCGTTGTCGCGCTTCCATCGGGCCGGTAA
- a CDS encoding GGDEF domain-containing response regulator, with amino-acid sequence MAGPILVVDDDLFFRQLASDMLARHGHRVVAVENGTQALEEAARTPFDLVITDVVMPGVDGFALTARLRERDPDQEVILVSHRLDVKGSEMALRSGAADCLAKPVDETDLVLAVDRALERAALRRERAQLRDENLEFARFHNLHQRCLELISQSDLEWLQERIISELSAVCDAQSAALWVLDDRGDLVLRAYRGLLDKQFLTEKMNPEGPLAARLKDAQPWLARDERSVVLYVPLMVSGEIVGLAQLSDPLAGDFRPEHSRDARVLADFAAVGVKNGRRMMALQRLGLRDRETAAYNLSYFTDYASKEIYKARRYGRTFSLLTFSIDNLPLVRVRQGAADAKKAVRGIIRALSKIIRDSDVIAKASDQEFYLLLPETDFFGAMMFVRRAVAAVREEPEVQDVESRLPLALVGGASTFPKDGEDFDELVHRCRRRMDERRASLQRRLMLDGLPFWDEVDLLLGTPNSPKLPLDERAEPSRRGKVADVLFDELQAEIARELMRDPGSRGLLYVGGPEIRSDLPIASGLESAPPDLSSRIYLLGRRVDLESHPALTPVFLEGDERVSRHEFILWLSESAAYALIQRRGRGATWGFHTSDTAVVDGLISKLQAEYDLQPY; translated from the coding sequence GTGGCCGGTCCTATTCTCGTCGTTGACGACGACCTGTTCTTCCGCCAGCTCGCCAGCGACATGCTGGCCCGTCATGGGCACCGCGTGGTCGCGGTGGAGAATGGCACCCAGGCGCTCGAGGAGGCCGCGCGCACGCCGTTCGACCTGGTCATCACCGACGTGGTGATGCCGGGGGTGGACGGCTTCGCGCTCACCGCGCGCCTGCGCGAGAGGGACCCGGACCAGGAGGTCATCCTGGTCAGCCATCGCCTGGACGTGAAGGGCTCGGAGATGGCGCTGCGCTCGGGGGCGGCGGATTGCCTGGCCAAGCCGGTGGATGAGACGGACCTGGTGCTCGCCGTGGACCGCGCCCTGGAGCGCGCGGCCCTGCGTCGCGAGCGTGCGCAGCTCCGCGATGAGAACCTGGAGTTCGCCCGCTTCCACAACCTGCACCAGCGCTGCCTGGAGCTCATCTCCCAGTCGGACCTGGAGTGGCTCCAGGAGCGAATCATCTCGGAGCTGTCCGCGGTGTGTGACGCGCAGAGCGCCGCGCTGTGGGTGCTCGACGACCGGGGAGACCTGGTGCTGCGGGCGTACCGGGGGCTGCTCGACAAGCAGTTCCTCACGGAGAAGATGAACCCGGAGGGCCCGCTGGCCGCGCGGCTGAAGGATGCGCAGCCGTGGCTCGCCCGGGATGAGCGCTCGGTGGTGCTGTACGTGCCGTTGATGGTGTCGGGGGAGATTGTCGGCCTCGCGCAGCTCTCCGACCCGCTGGCGGGGGACTTCCGGCCCGAGCATTCGCGGGATGCGCGCGTGCTCGCGGACTTCGCCGCGGTGGGCGTGAAGAACGGCCGGAGGATGATGGCGCTCCAGCGGCTGGGGCTCCGGGACCGCGAGACGGCGGCCTACAACCTCAGTTACTTCACCGACTACGCCTCCAAGGAAATCTACAAGGCGCGGCGCTACGGCCGGACCTTCTCGCTGCTGACGTTCTCCATCGACAATCTGCCGCTGGTGCGCGTGCGCCAGGGCGCGGCGGACGCGAAGAAGGCGGTGCGCGGCATCATCCGCGCGCTGAGCAAGATCATTCGCGACTCGGACGTCATCGCGAAGGCGAGCGACCAGGAGTTCTACCTGCTCTTGCCGGAGACGGACTTCTTCGGCGCGATGATGTTCGTGCGCCGCGCCGTCGCCGCCGTGCGCGAGGAGCCCGAGGTCCAGGACGTCGAATCGCGCCTGCCCCTGGCCCTGGTGGGCGGAGCCAGCACCTTCCCCAAGGACGGTGAGGACTTCGACGAGCTGGTGCATCGCTGCCGCCGCCGCATGGACGAGCGCCGCGCGTCACTCCAGCGGCGCCTGATGTTGGACGGGCTGCCCTTCTGGGACGAGGTGGACCTGCTGCTCGGCACGCCCAACAGTCCCAAGCTCCCGCTCGATGAACGCGCCGAGCCCAGTCGTCGGGGCAAGGTGGCGGACGTCCTCTTCGACGAGCTCCAGGCGGAGATCGCGCGCGAGCTGATGCGGGACCCGGGCTCGCGGGGGCTCTTGTACGTGGGCGGGCCGGAGATTCGCTCGGACCTGCCCATCGCCTCCGGACTGGAGTCGGCGCCGCCGGACCTTTCCTCGCGCATCTACCTGCTGGGGCGCCGCGTGGACCTGGAGTCGCATCCCGCGCTGACGCCCGTGTTCCTCGAAGGCGACGAGCGGGTGTCACGGCACGAGTTCATCCTCTGGCTCTCGGAGAGCGCGGCCTATGCGCTCATCCAGCGGCGGGGGCGGGGCGCGACGTGGGGGTTCCACACCTCGGACACCGCGGTGGTGGACGGGCTCATCTCCAAGCTGCAGGCCGAGTACGACCTGCAGCCCTACTGA